A single window of Desulfonatronovibrio hydrogenovorans DSM 9292 DNA harbors:
- a CDS encoding patatin-like phospholipase family protein: MAYRKIGLALGGGAARGWAHIGAIQALHDCGVRPDFVAGTSIGALVGSVYASGNLDSFRDAVLAIDRKRIITMLDVVFPKCGLLDGKKVTDFYRSFISGRYFSDLELEFQATATDLQTSSEVWLGQGEIAKAVRASIAVPGLFTPVLIEDRLMVDGGLVNPLPVNVVRKMGADLVIAVDLNYYLAMRGNNLARKMDCAQKEDARDTESSEGFFPGLMERIDKMDISLLESIRNWRNKPSSPNIFEIIFASTLVMEKTITELRLHREPADILIRPELGDIRFMDFHRGRESVQEGYDACLAALTGNKKIRDMLGITRQMADKLKRNISFQD; this comes from the coding sequence ATGGCTTACAGAAAAATCGGTCTGGCCCTGGGAGGGGGAGCAGCCAGGGGATGGGCCCATATCGGGGCTATTCAGGCCCTGCATGATTGCGGGGTCAGGCCCGACTTTGTGGCCGGGACCAGCATTGGTGCCCTGGTCGGATCGGTTTATGCGTCAGGAAACCTGGATTCTTTCCGGGATGCAGTCCTGGCCATTGACCGGAAAAGAATCATCACCATGTTGGACGTGGTCTTTCCCAAGTGTGGACTTCTGGATGGAAAAAAAGTGACTGATTTTTACAGGTCATTTATTTCAGGCCGGTACTTTTCTGATTTGGAACTGGAGTTTCAGGCCACGGCCACTGATCTGCAGACCAGCAGTGAGGTGTGGCTCGGCCAGGGTGAGATTGCCAAGGCTGTCCGGGCCAGTATTGCAGTTCCAGGGCTATTTACCCCTGTTTTGATCGAGGACAGGCTCATGGTGGACGGGGGTCTGGTTAATCCCCTTCCGGTTAATGTGGTCAGGAAGATGGGGGCAGACCTGGTGATTGCCGTGGACCTGAATTACTATCTGGCCATGCGGGGCAACAACCTGGCCAGAAAGATGGATTGTGCTCAAAAAGAAGATGCCAGGGACACAGAATCCAGTGAGGGTTTTTTTCCGGGACTGATGGAACGCATTGACAAAATGGACATATCCCTGCTTGAATCCATAAGAAACTGGCGGAACAAGCCATCCAGTCCCAATATCTTTGAAATCATCTTTGCCTCGACCCTGGTCATGGAAAAGACCATTACCGAGCTCCGTCTCCATAGAGAGCCGGCTGACATCCTGATCAGACCGGAGCTGGGTGATATCAGGTTCATGGATTTTCACCGTGGCCGGGAAAGTGTGCAGGAAGGTTATGATGCCTGCCTGGCAGCTTTGACCGGAAATAAAAAGATCAGGGACATGCTCGGGATAACCAGACAGATGGCAGACAAATTAAAAAGAAACATCTCCTTCCAGGACTGA